The Anolis sagrei isolate rAnoSag1 chromosome 6, rAnoSag1.mat, whole genome shotgun sequence genome includes the window atgggggacgtcacctacctaatttgatcttcaaaactacgtaaaacaaaactttaggtatgcgcctacattataaaaaaaatctgattcatacaatgggttttattagattttgaaaaaaacctATGTTGCTACACCCTGTATAaaggaaattggattatgatGTATTTTCTTTGGGTGAGAGTGAGGCAAGGGCCAGGAGAATTCATGCTCTGGAGAATTTCCAATGAATTTcctagaaatgttacttttttccaCTGGAGCCATTCCtcataattaatatattttatattattcacATTGGGGGGTGATTTCTCAATAACACTATTATGGATCATTCCAGTCCTTCCATTCATACCTTATTAAGCAATTAGCAGGATATAGGCAGAGGAAAGTGGTCCCCATCTATGATTACTTGGTCATCAAGCTCCAATTTTTTTGAAGTGCTCCCAAATGCTTACCATTGGTAAGAAGCAATTTCTTTCATGCTATTGCACTCCCAGGCCACTGTAATTGTATATGAGTCCTTTTCTCCCTAATACAAATTTCCAGTTGACTGTTCAACATGGATTCTTTATGTTTAAGGGCCTCATCGTATTGATGAAATCCCTGTGctgatttgccagcctccatggaGAATCTGCtgggcagtggggcaatcccagTGTTCTGTGCCCTGGCCGGCCAGTATTGACGATGCCCCATCACACATGGCTTCCCCTGTGGTAGCCCTGTTGTTCCTAATGAAACATGGAGAGGCTACCTTGTTGTCAATGAAGTGTTCTACGATGCTGCTGCCCCAGTTGAGCAATGGGGCCCACTGGAAATGaggctacatcatgtgatggggctCCATCGTTCAACTGGGAAAGaagtatcctaggatgctaaaaattcctcatgtgatgaggtcctaagtgctCTCTGAGAGCCAGAGATGTACCAGCTTATTACCCTCCACAAACACACAGGTATGCACAGCCAAAGTAGAGAACAAAAAATATCAGTTTCAGTTATGATGACAGATTTGATTCTTCATTATTCCTTCTAATTGCCCATCTCTCTTCAAGGGGGTCACAGGGCTCTTGTTAAACAATTTTAGAATGCTTATTTATGTTATTCTTATAGAtggttttattgttatgtgtatttgttgtttgtactatttttataatgttgtgagctgctttgggtcccattcagagagaaaagcaggatataagaaaatatttatttatttattattccagacagggcccaaaatccAGGTCTTGTTGGACTATTACTGGAGGCATCAAAATGATGCCTCTGGAAGAAAGAGGATTAATTTGTGACAAAGTAGGAAAATCCTGCTTTTTCCCcaattaatttgatactccaATGTATCCGGGTGttcctgaaaggcctggatctaatggggtatacGCCTTAACTTTGTGGTACAATTTGTCAGATTCAATAGGTGCACTAGCAATGGCACGTCTTCTACTGTGGTAATATAGTTGGGATGAAATTGTTCAACAGGCCTCTTCTTGAAGGAAGCTTAGAGTTATTTTAGCAAATGTTGTCTTACTGTGTAAAAGTCTTTGAAAAACAGTCAGGTTTGGAAAGCTATTCATAAATCAGGATTTATTTAGTGCAACATTTGCATGTGGTTTCTGTATAGAAATACAATTTCTACACTCAAAATCTgggttttacacacacacaaatggcatCAGTTGTTTTTCTCTGTATCAGTGAAAGTATAGTGCCCACTGACCAGACCACAGGAATgaattctctccctcccccccccccccacctctctctctgctttggtcagaacttTGTAGCCAGACACTACTTGTTGCACTTATCATCAATCAGTGTTCTATAActgaaataaacattatttttctaACTTTTTATATTTCTCCTTCATATCTCCTGTTTATCAAAAAATCTCTGTGAATTTTTAGTGAACATTATATATGTTGGCAAATGTGTGAAGGTccagaaaggaaaaaagataTACAGCTCAATAACAAAACTGAGATTAATCTTTTTCTACTGCTCATTTTTCAGATGACTTGGACTCTCATCATTCTCAGATACAAATCAGAGTCTTTCTGAATTGGCTGTGTTGTTCGTTAGTTGTTGTTTTTCAATGACAATGCTTTTAATTCTAATATCAATTTAATTATGTTTcaattatattgtatattttaatttaaacaaAAATTAATTTACTTTTAAGAATGTTATATACATTTTGTGCAATGTAAGTTATAAAATTGGATATGGTTTAACATTTTAAACTTTTAAGTACAAGTCTGTAAAAATGACACATAATAAAAAGGGTGATAACAACTTCCAAGCAACAAAAAGATAATTCTTGAAGATGGAATAGTAAAACTGGTATCTAGGAAGATTTCTAGAGAAGCTACGTTGAAGATTATAGCTGGTGATTATATTTCAACTGCatgctttagaacagtggttctcaaagtgtgctccgcaaAGCCCTTTGGGCTCCACAAAGCATACTGAGgtgccctcctcccccctcctcttcaccatcctcctccaaatttcccctcttctttcctgctcttcctcctccctcagcCTCAAAAGCATTTCCCCACTCCTCTTGCTGGCAAAAGCCTTTTTCCCTCACCCCCCTCATGCCAAAAGCCTCCCTTCTTTGCcaccaaaatcattttttttctcatgttccTCATTACTCAGATCATTTTCCtctcaccttccttgcttccaaaatacTATTTCTCTCTCACCACTCAAGTGGTGctctggttgtgcttttcctgcatggcagaaaggagttgaactaaatggtccatgaggttgctcctattattattattattattattattattattattattattacaaaggctgggtggtcaCCTGTTggcggtgctttgattgtgcttttcctgcattgcagaaggggtttggactggatgctcCCTAGGGTTGcacctattactattactattagttcacacaaacacactcTATCCCTCTGCCCCTGgcctggcccatctgtcaaattttaaagcaCAATGCGGCAAAAAGTTTGCCAATACcttatgtatatgcatatgtttcCTTCAaaaagagttccacagctgaaaaaaTTGAGACCTCTGCTTTAGAGAaagtttttatgttgaatgtttttatgttgaatgtttttatattgaatgttttatattgtgtataagctattttaaattgtaagtcgcttggagcactttggtggagagcgactaattaagaaataaagtaatgatgatgatgatgatgatgatgatgatgatgaagagccATGGTGGTTGCAGAACATGAGGAGGCAATGTTGGTGGATCCCAATAGATCCAGCAGAGATTGtaccatttttaaaagtaatttttataaAAAATTtatgggaaaagaaaagagaaaagaaaaataaaaagaggggggaaagggagggataaTAGGGAGTAGGAAAGTTTGAATggtgggaaagaggaagaagctaACTATGGTTAaaggggtataataataataataataacaataataataataacaataataataataatactttatttgtaccccgctaccatctccccaagggactcggtgcagcttacatgaggcccagcccacagcacatcaataaacaaaagggataaaaaataatcaatacaaaacagttaaaataaaaactcaaaaacaaaaatacacaacaagcaataaacaataacaataacatatagcatttaaaaacctggaaGTTTCCCTACTAATGGAGATTAAAGAGgaagggctggggggggggggggggggggggaggaaaggtaaaaaaggaaagaaaaaagggaaaaagaaaaatggtaaaaaatatgtaaaaataaaatcttcTTGTTGACTTCTGAATtattttcctgcctgggagaTTGATCTCTTGCATGTAAATTGTATTGGTCTCTCTGTCTTCTCATAATTACATCATGtccatctgttgttgttttttttttgaaaaatatgtcTAATAAAGTCCAATCTGTAGGGCATTTGGGTTTGCCTTGGTGTCCTTTCAGAAAGTCAGTTAGTCTATCCATATTCTTTATATCCATTACTTTCAGTTTCCATTCTTCTTCTGTTGGGTTTTCTCTTGTCTTCCAATGTCTAGCAAACACGATTCTGGCTGCAGTTATCATATAATTGAATAGGATATCTAGATTCTTGTTCAAATTCATGTCTGTTATCCCTAAtaagtaatattcaggtttcaattgaaatcttatttttaaaattttctgaaTGTTTTAATGGATTATTTTCTAATAGCTTTTGGCAATTTTGCacccccaccacatatggaagaagGTTCCAGTTTGAGTACCACATTTCCAACAACAATCTTTTACATGTTTATAAAATTTAGCCAATTTTTGTGGTGTGATGTACCACTGGTACATCATCTTGTACCGGTTTGCTTGTAGATCAAAGGAATAtgtatactttattttttttccacgTTAGTTCCCATTCTTCCATTTGTATTGGTCTTCTGATATATGCAGCCCACTTTGTCATACAGTCCTGAGATTGTACCATTTGAGACCTTTAAGAACAAACAACTGAACGAAAAAtggctggtgactttctaccactgtgctaCAGAACATGTCCTAACGTATTGCATCTgtgcatggtttggtaactgcacagagGTAGATAGGAAGGTGCTTCAAAGAGTGATCACTACTGCATAGAAAATCATTagttgccctctcccctctttggaagtaCTTTATAAGTCCTGCACCCTTAAGAAAGTCCAGCATATTCTTTTttgaattattaccatctggcagatggtatagGGTAACAAAGACAAAGACAGACTGAAAGATAGCTTTTATCATAGAACTGTAACTaaattgaactccatggtttcacactgatgtggcattgggggctgtgtggtcaTGGTTGGAGTGTGAAAGAATGGGTGTGCTGTTTTTTTGATGTGTGTTGGGCAAAGGTCTTAATTTCGTTGTGCAATAGtataatgacaataaagctattctattccatATGGTGGTATTTGCTAAAAACTTTGActgtctatgccagtggttctcaacctgtgggcccccagatgttttagccttcaactcccagaaatcctaacagctggtaaactagctgggatttctgggagttgtaggccaaaacacctggggacccacaggttgagaaccactgatataggcaAAGCTAGAAAAGGAATACATGACCTAATATGTTACCTACAGCTGGCTTTGTGCTATCACCTGCTGACAGTAGTATACAGGATTCTAGTACTTTCACATTATATTCTATTTGGAGTATTGGAGTGGCAAGTTTCAGTTAAGTGGTTGCAAGAAGAGGGGCCTGATCTTTTGGTAGGGCATTCTCACTGGGATGAGATATTTTCCTTAGCATTCTCTAACAATGACCTGTTATCTGGAGGCTGGATTAGCATGGTTTATAATGGATCAGCCCCAGGATGGTTTACACAACCATCCATCTCCTGGCCTCTATAGAGGCAAGTGGGAATCCCAACAAGCAGAGGCACTGGGCCCAGTTCAGCACCACTGAGAACAGCCTTTTTCTGCTTTGTCGCGAATTACTTCAGTTTTACCAGAGACAGCATTTGGGAAGCAATAACTCAAATGTCCTTGCTTGCATGACCTCTCAAAAAATTGTTCATCTAAAGGAAGGAGAAACGACTTTATGTAAGCTCAACAATTCCTCAGTCAAGTGAAAAGAAGAATTTATGGACTACTTTGGAAGGGCACTTGTGTCTTGCATCTCCATGACCAATGTGTGTGTGACAGCCTTTCCCTTGAAATAATGATAACTACTTTAAGTATCTTATGTTGTGAGAAGTATACTTTCTTTATTTTTCCGTGATGTTCAAGTGCCTAAGTTTGGCAAATGTTTCCTAACTATAGTAGTTAAATATCAAGGGGAAAGCCCATTTTTGATCTAACACACTTTTACTGCTGAATCTTAATGGTCACCCCTGGGATTAAGGCTCCAGAAGCTTAGGAAACAGATAAATACATCTCATGTACAAAAGAACAAATGCTTCATAACAGATCAAAGTGGAGAAGGATATTTGAAACTGCTTTACTTCTGCAGAGAGAATTGCAGTCTACCCTTGTTGGATCATAATGTACATCTGAAGGTAAGAGATAGTGGaagaaaatagtgtttttttacttttacttttgaCTAACTTAAAgttgtatattttagtttttatgATTTGCTAATTGGAATGCTGGAAGATTTTTAGATATTTATTGTAGGCATGTGGCTTATAGCATGAATTAAGGTAGTAGGTTGCATTAGTTCCTACATTATTATTGTCATGTTGTTATGATGATGAGCATATTTATAtgacactttttctctcttagaGAAACTTAAAGCAGTGAACATTGCTAAAAGTAATGCAATATAGAATTTAAAACCAAAAGACTATAAAttctaaaatagaattaaactcaGGACTATGTAAGACTAAATAGTTTAAACTATTAAACTATTAAAATTTATGTAAaatgcataaaacaaaataacaacaacaacaacaacaacaacaatactttatttataccctgccaccatctcccaacctgaggccaagcccaacaattataACGAAGCAAGTTATACAGGTAATGATATTAAGAACATCCAGTGGATAAAATTTGCAAACAGTAAAagctgcttaaaatacatgttggctaaaaacaagGGTAAAAAGCTACAAGAAGTgctacagtgtaataagggtctctggaccataataaaatctatctatctatctatctatctatctatctatctcaaagcaaaaaaagaatatatacaacaaataataacatcaaacaaaatgtaaataaaacaaaataatacaaggtAAACACagggaatgaaataaaataacagaaaactGAAAGTTGATCACAGTGGGCTGGGCCAATTGCAAATgataaaaaccctgggtgagatagatgAGTAGGGTAGTATATCTTGGTTTGATGTTAAAGATTTTAGACTCTAAACAACTGCCAGAATAAAACCGTTTAAGgttttttccaaaaggactgcAGGAAGGGGTCTATTCTGATTTCCCTTGGCAGGAAGTTGCAGTCAAAGGTCAGCCACCACAAAGGCACTCTCTCGTGTTCCCACAAATCAAGTTTGTGATGGTGGGGAACTGAGAGAAGGGACTATCCTGAGGATCTTGGGGTTCAAACAGGCTTGTACAGGGAAATATGATATGTCTATAACCTGAACCTGAGTCGTTTATGGCTGGTCATAACCAACATGTTAAGTTATgtctggaaacaaactggcagccagtggagcggtTGCAAAAGCAGGGTTGTTCATATCTGTTTACCTGTTAGTAAGGGCCCATGGAGCACAATGGAATTTTGTACTTTGTGGATGTGATACTGTTAAAAAGGTGTTTTAAGTTAATATTGAGATTCCTTCTGGGGCACAACATTTCCAGgaatcagaagtgctttgattaaaaagttcaaaaagtgTGAAAAAGTTTAATGTGAAATTATTTTTTGAAATTATGGCATAAAATACTGGGTCTGGGATTTGAtgaaatattgggttgttgtaggttttttgggctgtatggctatgttccagaagcattctctcctgatgttttgcctgcatctatggcaggcatcctcagaggttgtgaggtctgttggaaactcagaaaattgggttcatatatctgtggcaAGTCCAGGATGGGGAAAAGGACACTTTTCTGTTGGaatagttgtgaatgtttcaattggccaccttgattagcatttgatggcctgacagtttttaggtgtgctttggtcctgcctgggggaatcctttgttgagaggtgattagctgttcctattgtttcttgtctagagttcTACCATGTTtgagttttcttctttatttactgttgtaattttaatacttgtagccagattttgttcgttttcatggtttcttcctttctgttgaaattgtctacatgcttgtggatttcaatggcttctctgtgtagcctgacatggtagttgttagactggttcagcatttttgtgttctcaaataatatactatgtccagattggttcatcaggtgctctgctatggctgatgtcaggagagaatgcttctagaacatggccatacagcccgaaaaacctacaacaacccagtgattccggccatgaaagccttcgacaatacattgatgaaatattaatttaaatttcAGACTTTTTGATCCACACTACATCCTATCTCTTTTATCAGTTTTAACATTATCCCTTCtcctgtcttttctttttttctattttgatcTCTGTAGCCATTCCTAAGCCAATTGTATTCAGCtcttatttctcaaattttcatAACTTTTTAATTTAATGCAATTTAGTGATGCAATAATTCACTTGACTTTCACAAATTGTTCAAACATCCCAGAACACATTTTGTGGCAGCCGGATCTAAATTATCAAACCACAAAACTACCTTCCCTGTCTCCTGTCATCGCAATGAATTATTTGGAGctttatttccttcaaaattGAAACTTTCTAATAAAATACAGACTGAATATCATCTGCACGAAATGGTtgcaaatataataacaatagcaataagaaaaacaaaaacctacCAGAGTTTAAGATGAAAGTGCTGTGTCTTCCCTTatggttattttaaaaactgttctCCTTCTGTCCACAGACAAAATGAGTTTTAAAGACCAAAGATCTATTAATAAATCATCTCTGTCAGAGTTCCTTCTCCTGGAATTTTCAGATGTTTGGGAGCTGAAGATTCTACATTTTGTTGGATTCCTTATCATTTACTTGGGAATAGTGGTAGCGAACCTTCTGATAATCTCTGCAATTATCTCAGACTACCACTTAAATGCACCCATGTACTTTTTTCTGATGAACTTGGCTGTACAAGATGTGGGACAAGTTTCTGTCATTTTACCCAAATCTATGGCTAATGCTCTCATGAATGCCAGACACATTTCTTATTCTGGATGTGTCACTCAAGTGCTGCTCCATATCTTCTTTGTAACATCTGATTTCTTTCTTCTGACAGTCATGGCCTATGATCGGTATGTTGCCATTTGCAATCCTTTACGGTACGCGATGTTGATGACTAGGCATGCTTGCCTTCAAATGGTTACTTCTGTATGGGTTACTAGTTTGTTCTTTGCAGTATTAAACACTGTAGGCACCTTTATATCCCCTTTTTGCTGCAATGTTGTCAATCAATTTTTCTGTGAGATCCCACAATTAATAAAGCTTACCTGCTCTGACTTCTACCCGATTGAAGCTGGA containing:
- the LOC132779408 gene encoding olfactory receptor 14C36-like, yielding MSFKDQRSINKSSLSEFLLLEFSDVWELKILHFVGFLIIYLGIVVANLLIISAIISDYHLNAPMYFFLMNLAVQDVGQVSVILPKSMANALMNARHISYSGCVTQVLLHIFFVTSDFFLLTVMAYDRYVAICNPLRYAMLMTRHACLQMVTSVWVTSLFFAVLNTVGTFISPFCCNVVNQFFCEIPQLIKLTCSDFYPIEAGFILLSDVVATSCFAFICMTYVYIIIAVIKMSSVQEKQKAFSTCIPHLTVCSVFLLTGSLAYLKPTSDSTSQLDLALTMIYSIVPPLMNPVIYSMRNREIKTALKKMLGWR